From Psychroflexus torquis ATCC 700755, the proteins below share one genomic window:
- a CDS encoding ATP-dependent Clp protease adaptor ClpS, which yields MSVKEEVLEEVDVEEKLTDSYEIIVYNDEVNTFDHVIETLIKTCDHDSIQAEQCTLLIHYKGKCAVKSGGFDDLKPRCTEILKAGISAEIV from the coding sequence GAAGAAGTTTTAGAAGAAGTTGACGTTGAGGAAAAACTTACAGATTCATATGAAATTATCGTTTATAACGATGAGGTAAATACTTTTGACCATGTTATAGAAACACTAATTAAAACCTGTGACCATGACTCTATCCAAGCAGAGCAATGTACCCTACTCATACATTATAAAGGAAAATGCGCTGTAAAGTCTGGAGGGTTTGACGATCTAAAACCTCGATGTACTGAAATCCTAAAAGCAGGGATTAGCGCTGAAATAGTATAA
- a CDS encoding DegT/DnrJ/EryC1/StrS family aminotransferase has translation MNKLQMVDLKGQYEKIKDEVDKSIIEVVNSTAYINGPAVKQFQENLENYMGVKHVIPCANGTDALQISMMGLGLKPGDEVITVDFTFAATVEVIALLNLTPVLIDVDKDTFNIDLEKLKKAITPKTKAIVPVHLFGHVAQMEEIMEIAKAHNLFVIEDNAQAIGANYTFKNGTQQKAGTIGDVGATSFFPSKNLGAYGDGGAIFTNNDELAHTLRGVVNHGMYERYHHDVVGVNSRLDSIQAAILDIKLKHLDNFSSNRQNAARQYNEALSKSEHIEIPKTETHKACDNSKGICDTCDCHVFHQYTIKIKNGKRDELVNHFKEKNIPHGVYYPIPLHLQKAYKDERYDEKEFTITNKLVDEVISLPMHTELDKEQIDYITSEILKVVG, from the coding sequence ATGAATAAACTGCAAATGGTTGACCTTAAAGGTCAATACGAGAAGATAAAAGATGAAGTTGATAAGTCTATCATAGAAGTTGTAAACTCAACAGCTTATATTAATGGTCCAGCAGTCAAACAATTTCAAGAGAATCTAGAAAATTATATGGGAGTAAAGCACGTCATTCCTTGTGCAAATGGAACAGACGCCTTACAGATTTCTATGATGGGACTTGGCCTAAAGCCAGGGGACGAAGTGATTACTGTGGATTTCACCTTTGCTGCAACCGTAGAGGTCATTGCTCTTTTGAATCTAACACCTGTTTTGATTGATGTTGATAAAGATACGTTCAATATCGACTTGGAGAAACTAAAAAAAGCGATTACTCCCAAGACCAAAGCAATCGTTCCCGTTCATCTATTTGGGCATGTTGCACAAATGGAGGAAATTATGGAGATTGCTAAAGCTCATAATTTGTTTGTTATTGAAGATAACGCACAAGCCATCGGTGCTAATTACACGTTTAAAAACGGTACTCAACAAAAGGCTGGGACCATTGGTGATGTTGGTGCTACTTCTTTTTTTCCTTCCAAAAATTTAGGAGCTTATGGAGATGGAGGTGCTATTTTTACAAATAACGATGAGTTGGCTCATACCTTAAGAGGAGTAGTAAATCATGGTATGTACGAGCGTTACCATCATGATGTCGTTGGAGTTAATTCTAGATTAGATAGCATCCAGGCTGCTATTTTGGATATTAAACTTAAGCACTTGGACAATTTTAGCTCAAATCGACAAAATGCGGCTCGTCAATATAACGAGGCTTTGAGCAAATCTGAACATATTGAAATTCCAAAGACTGAAACTCATAAAGCTTGTGATAATTCAAAAGGCATTTGTGATACTTGCGATTGTCATGTATTTCATCAATATACCATTAAGATTAAAAATGGTAAGCGTGATGAGCTAGTGAACCATTTTAAAGAAAAAAATATTCCACACGGAGTTTACTACCCAATTCCACTTCACTTGCAAAAAGCTTATAAAGATGAGCGATACGATGAAAAGGAGTTTACAATAACCAATAAGTTGGTAGACGAAGTCATTTCCCTACCAATGCATACCGAATTGGATAAGGAACAGATAGATTATATTACTTCTGAAATTCTAAAAGTAGTAGGATAA
- a CDS encoding DEAD/DEAH box helicase: MVINLLKEFVTDNATIESINRSSSYFPFLKDHESFKFKFNTFGTQIEPYEITIDLNDIHHIKTKCNCKYSYEGICKHSVASLAELIRLIKNNQIESSLLIKPKTKESLVLFIPHNLGIMDKDALRKMTFNNSRAFFGDVEITSLNKTSIEAIYEDYQDEFHLKLSKEINSTELKLTCTCLQHKNCTHKYKLLELLKDEFSLDYFSPNFEDEIKKDHLMSMDLYGKVDFNDAFKLEISPKGVFFEDRVKNIMSDAHLIFQPQTEEERKALAKPFESQDSTHGIGLCIRYSDNDYLGMDSICGKLNKNKTEISSGIKIIEDINLDEVITKINDAEIKLLKILIHIDNEAHKLINDDLLDKDIFNFTNYVYQHKNELSTIKLFKHEDQDNFNKKHLLPIEITSETVQPILNIKSNDKFHEFEVKLKVSEKLLKLQSKQILLTPLGVVFKNKLFLYKSPQHALAVIKFEETPDFSLINEGQDQLQAQIIEPYSQYFEINYKVLKEKKSVNKKLIPVRQVYLSEAEEGNYLVFQPIVKYGEKLVSPSSSEKIWLNKEKMLSLKRDQQLEEEFLKLIQELHPKFNDKIDYFYIEATEALKSMWIMECIEDLKNEGIELLGLNQLKKIKYNLNKPNFSIGLSSGTDWFDMEMNISFGDQKVDLRKLQKSIIKKSNYVELNDGSLGILPEKWIEKYKKYFQFGQIKKDKIEVSNFQFNIIDELYEDLETSPDFLKELYEKKKRISNLKQLKEVDPPKHLIAKLRPYQQEGLNWLVFLHENQLGGCLADDMGLGKTLQSIAFLQFLKNNSKNKLKPHLIVAPTSLIFNWMAELEKFAPKLKALAFIGGNRDEHKSSFDQYDLILTTYGSIVKDIEFHKNQVYSYIILDESQAIKNPLSQRFKAVRLLNCENRLALTGTPIENNTFDLYSQFNFLNPGIFGSIKHFRTNFSDAIDKEQDEDTSALLAKIIHPFLLRRTKPQVATELPSKTEAIIYCEMNKPQRKVYDQFKDYFRQQILDQIENEGVNRSQIYILQGLTKLRQICNSTALADKEKDYGNDSAKLDELVRHLKQKVAKHKVLVFSQFVGMLQLVKERLDEEDIKFEYLDGQTKKREEKVNNFQNNPKVRVFLISLKAGGTGLNLTEADYVYLIDPWWNPAVESQAIDRCYRIGQDKKVMAYRMICKDSIEEKILSLQDKKKSIAADVIRIDEGKKSFKKKDVERFFGA, encoded by the coding sequence ATGGTTATAAACTTATTAAAAGAATTCGTTACAGATAATGCCACAATAGAAAGTATTAACCGCTCATCATCCTATTTCCCGTTTCTCAAAGATCATGAAAGCTTTAAATTTAAGTTCAATACTTTTGGCACTCAAATTGAGCCTTATGAAATTACAATAGACCTCAACGATATTCATCATATTAAGACAAAATGTAATTGTAAATACTCTTATGAAGGTATTTGTAAACATTCTGTTGCCTCACTCGCAGAACTTATCCGACTCATTAAAAACAATCAAATTGAAAGCAGTTTATTGATAAAACCTAAAACTAAAGAAAGTTTAGTGCTTTTTATTCCTCATAATCTTGGTATAATGGATAAAGATGCGTTAAGAAAAATGACGTTTAATAATTCAAGAGCATTTTTTGGTGATGTTGAAATTACATCACTCAACAAAACATCAATTGAGGCTATTTATGAAGATTATCAAGATGAATTTCATTTAAAACTGAGTAAAGAAATAAATTCAACAGAATTAAAACTGACTTGTACTTGTTTACAACATAAAAACTGTACCCATAAATATAAACTTCTTGAATTATTGAAAGATGAGTTTAGCCTTGATTATTTTTCTCCCAATTTTGAAGATGAAATCAAAAAAGATCATCTTATGTCAATGGATTTATATGGCAAAGTTGATTTTAATGATGCTTTTAAGTTAGAGATTAGTCCAAAGGGAGTTTTTTTTGAGGATAGGGTAAAAAATATTATGAGTGATGCTCATCTCATTTTTCAACCTCAAACTGAAGAAGAAAGGAAAGCCTTAGCTAAACCTTTTGAAAGTCAGGATTCAACTCATGGTATAGGTCTTTGTATAAGATATAGTGATAATGATTATTTGGGTATGGATTCTATCTGCGGTAAACTCAATAAAAACAAAACCGAAATAAGTTCTGGCATAAAAATAATTGAGGACATAAATTTAGATGAAGTCATAACTAAGATAAATGATGCTGAAATAAAACTCCTTAAAATTTTAATTCATATAGATAATGAAGCTCATAAATTAATTAATGATGATTTACTGGATAAAGACATTTTTAATTTTACAAACTATGTCTATCAACACAAAAATGAGCTGAGTACAATCAAGCTTTTTAAGCATGAAGATCAAGATAATTTCAATAAAAAGCATTTGCTGCCAATTGAAATCACGAGCGAAACTGTACAACCAATTTTGAATATTAAATCCAATGATAAGTTTCATGAATTTGAGGTCAAATTAAAAGTTAGTGAAAAGCTTTTAAAATTACAATCCAAACAAATACTCCTTACTCCCTTGGGAGTTGTTTTCAAAAATAAACTTTTCCTATATAAATCTCCACAACATGCCTTAGCCGTTATTAAATTTGAAGAAACACCTGATTTTAGTCTTATTAATGAAGGACAAGATCAACTTCAGGCTCAGATCATAGAGCCTTATTCACAGTATTTTGAAATTAATTATAAAGTTCTTAAAGAAAAAAAGTCAGTTAACAAAAAGCTTATTCCCGTTAGACAAGTCTATCTAAGTGAAGCCGAAGAAGGAAATTATTTGGTGTTCCAACCTATCGTGAAATATGGAGAAAAGTTAGTTAGCCCATCAAGTTCTGAAAAAATTTGGCTTAATAAAGAAAAGATGTTAAGTTTAAAAAGGGACCAACAACTAGAAGAAGAATTTTTAAAATTGATACAAGAGTTACATCCAAAATTTAATGATAAAATCGATTATTTTTATATTGAAGCTACCGAAGCATTGAAGTCGATGTGGATAATGGAATGTATTGAAGATTTAAAAAATGAAGGCATTGAATTATTAGGCTTAAACCAACTCAAAAAAATTAAATACAACCTGAATAAACCAAACTTCTCCATTGGTTTGAGCTCTGGAACCGATTGGTTTGATATGGAAATGAACATCAGCTTTGGCGACCAAAAGGTAGATTTAAGGAAGCTTCAAAAATCAATTATTAAAAAATCCAATTATGTTGAACTAAATGACGGTAGCTTAGGAATTTTACCTGAAAAATGGATTGAGAAATACAAAAAATATTTTCAGTTTGGGCAAATCAAAAAAGATAAAATTGAAGTCTCTAATTTTCAATTTAATATTATTGACGAGCTTTATGAAGATTTAGAAACTTCACCGGATTTCCTTAAAGAGCTTTATGAAAAAAAGAAGCGAATCTCTAACTTAAAACAGTTAAAAGAAGTTGATCCGCCAAAACATCTCATAGCAAAACTTAGACCTTATCAACAAGAAGGGCTCAATTGGTTGGTATTTCTTCACGAAAACCAATTAGGTGGATGTTTGGCAGATGATATGGGACTAGGCAAAACTTTACAAAGCATAGCTTTTCTTCAATTTTTGAAAAACAACTCTAAGAACAAATTAAAGCCACACTTGATTGTTGCTCCAACGTCCTTAATTTTTAACTGGATGGCAGAGCTAGAAAAATTTGCTCCAAAGTTAAAAGCATTGGCTTTTATTGGCGGAAATAGAGATGAACATAAATCAAGTTTTGATCAATATGATTTGATATTAACCACTTATGGTTCTATTGTTAAAGATATTGAATTTCATAAAAACCAAGTCTATAGCTACATTATACTAGATGAAAGTCAGGCTATTAAAAACCCACTATCTCAGCGGTTTAAAGCTGTGAGACTACTCAATTGTGAAAATAGATTAGCCTTAACAGGAACCCCTATAGAAAATAATACTTTCGATTTATACAGTCAGTTTAACTTTTTAAACCCCGGTATTTTTGGAAGTATAAAACATTTCAGAACTAATTTTTCTGATGCTATTGACAAGGAACAAGACGAAGATACTTCAGCATTGTTGGCAAAAATCATTCACCCCTTTTTATTGAGGAGAACCAAACCCCAAGTGGCTACTGAATTGCCGAGTAAAACAGAAGCTATTATTTATTGCGAAATGAATAAACCACAACGAAAAGTCTATGACCAATTTAAAGATTATTTCAGGCAGCAAATTCTTGATCAAATTGAAAATGAAGGTGTAAACAGGTCTCAAATATATATTTTACAAGGATTGACAAAGCTTAGGCAAATTTGTAACTCTACTGCTTTAGCAGATAAGGAGAAGGATTACGGCAATGATTCAGCTAAATTAGACGAATTAGTTAGACACCTTAAACAAAAAGTAGCGAAGCACAAAGTTTTGGTGTTTTCTCAATTTGTAGGAATGCTTCAATTGGTAAAAGAACGACTTGATGAAGAAGACATCAAATTTGAATACTTAGATGGGCAAACTAAAAAGCGTGAAGAAAAAGTTAATAACTTTCAAAATAATCCAAAAGTGCGGGTGTTTTTAATCAGCCTAAAAGCTGGTGGTACAGGACTTAACCTAACCGAAGCCGACTACGTTTATTTGATTGACCCCTGGTGGAATCCAGCAGTCGAAAGCCAAGCCATAGACCGGTGTTATCGCATTGGGCAAGATAAAAAAGTGATGGCTTATCGCATGATTTGTAAAGATAGCATAGAGGAGAAAATCCTAAGCCTACAAGACAAGAAGAAAAGTATAGCGGCAGACGTGATAAGAATCGATGAAGGGAAAAAGTCTTTTAAGAAGAAAGATGTTGAGCGGTTTTTTGGTGCTTAG
- a CDS encoding 3-deoxy-D-manno-octulosonic acid transferase, which yields MKLFYQILIHCTQLILPAFHFISPKLKLFVKGRTQWKQKLAAQVSENDKIIWFHTASLGEYEQAVPLINQLKTSHPNHKIAVSFFSPSGYEVKKKDSKLDIITYLPIDTPKNAKAFLDILQPEITFFIKYEIWPNFLDEIAKREIKTYLVSGVFREDQLYFKPLGHFMAEALGKFNHIFVQNEDSLQLLKRHHFDNSSLSGDTRYDRVISQLSMDNKLEFMEKFTDSDEPVVVFGSSWPEDESLFLDVIDKVSLKIKVVIAPHQIKPIQIQKLKKTLTKKVICYTELEHNNLADFDVLIVDTIGLLTKIYSYADVAYVGGGMGNSGLHNVLEPAAFGIPIIIGDNFKNFPEAVSLIKLGGLFSVSNQAEFEKIVEKLITNSTFRKKRGRICSHYVNSEAGATKTILDFIKLEK from the coding sequence TTGAAATTATTTTATCAGATTCTCATCCACTGTACTCAATTGATTTTACCAGCTTTCCATTTCATCAGTCCAAAATTGAAATTATTTGTGAAAGGCAGAACCCAATGGAAACAAAAACTAGCTGCCCAAGTTTCTGAAAATGATAAGATTATATGGTTTCATACAGCATCGCTTGGTGAGTATGAACAAGCGGTACCACTTATAAACCAATTAAAAACATCGCATCCAAATCATAAAATTGCTGTTAGCTTTTTTTCACCCTCTGGTTATGAGGTAAAAAAGAAGGATTCTAAATTGGATATTATTACCTATTTACCGATTGATACCCCTAAAAATGCCAAAGCTTTTTTAGATATCCTTCAACCAGAAATCACCTTTTTTATCAAATATGAAATTTGGCCAAACTTCTTGGATGAAATAGCTAAAAGAGAAATTAAAACATATTTGGTTTCTGGTGTATTTAGAGAAGACCAACTTTACTTCAAACCTTTGGGACATTTTATGGCAGAAGCCTTGGGTAAATTCAATCACATTTTTGTACAAAACGAAGACTCTCTTCAATTATTAAAACGACATCATTTTGATAATTCTAGTTTATCTGGGGATACCCGCTACGACCGAGTCATCTCTCAGTTAAGTATGGATAATAAACTTGAATTCATGGAAAAATTTACAGATTCAGATGAACCTGTCGTAGTCTTTGGAAGTTCATGGCCAGAAGATGAGTCTTTATTTTTGGACGTTATTGATAAGGTATCTCTCAAAATTAAGGTGGTCATTGCGCCTCATCAAATTAAGCCTATACAAATTCAGAAATTAAAGAAAACCCTTACCAAAAAAGTGATCTGCTACACAGAATTGGAGCACAATAATTTAGCTGACTTCGATGTGTTAATTGTGGATACGATAGGCTTATTGACAAAAATATACAGTTATGCCGATGTGGCATACGTAGGAGGCGGAATGGGAAACAGCGGCTTACATAACGTCTTAGAGCCTGCTGCATTTGGAATTCCTATCATCATTGGGGATAACTTCAAAAACTTTCCAGAAGCGGTTTCCTTGATAAAATTGGGTGGTCTTTTTAGTGTATCCAATCAGGCTGAATTTGAAAAAATAGTTGAAAAACTGATAACCAATTCAACTTTTAGAAAAAAACGTGGACGGATTTGTAGTCACTATGTAAATTCTGAGGCTGGAGCTACAAAAACTATTTTGGACTTTATCAAGCTTGAAAAGTAA